One Caenibius sp. WL genomic window, GCCCGGTTCGGCGTTCCCACCAGCTACGTCAGCGCACTGGGCAATGACCCCTTCAGCGCCGATCTGCGCCGCGATTGGGCGGCCGAAGGGCTGGACACCCGCCATATCCTGACGGATCCCGAGCACCTTCCCGGCCTCTACGCCATTCGCACCGACAGCAAAGGGGAACGCTCGTTCTTCTATTGGCGCAGCGCCAGCGCTGCGCGGCATCTGTTTTCACTGCCCGGCATCGATGAAGCGTTGCACCACATGGCCGGCGCGGAACTCCTCTATCTCAGCCTCATCACGCTTGCGGTGATCCCGAGCCAAGCGCGGCCGCGAGTCTATGATCTGTGCCGTCAGGTCCGTCAGAACGGCGGGTACGTCGCCTTTGACAGCAATTACCGGCCCCGCCTGTGGGATAGCGTGGAAGATGCTCGCGTCACGGTAGAGCGCATGGCTGGCCTGTGCGATATCGCCCTTCCCACGGCTTCCGACGATGCGATGCTATTCAACCTAAGCGAGCCAACGCGGATTGCCGCCCATTGGCATCGACTTGGCGCAAAAGAAATCGCGGTGAAGCTGGGGAAGGAAGGTTGCCTCCTGTCCTACGCCGGTAAATCGCAACACATCCCGGCCATGGCGGCCATCCGACCGTTGGACACCAGCGGTGCGGGCGACGCATTCAACGCGGGTTACCTGCAAGCACGTATGCGCGGGCAGAATCAGACAGATGCCGCATATCGTGGCC contains:
- a CDS encoding sugar kinase, which encodes MLELAHPGDGGQGWQLGFGGDTLNTAVHLARFGVPTSYVSALGNDPFSADLRRDWAAEGLDTRHILTDPEHLPGLYAIRTDSKGERSFFYWRSASAARHLFSLPGIDEALHHMAGAELLYLSLITLAVIPSQARPRVYDLCRQVRQNGGYVAFDSNYRPRLWDSVEDARVTVERMAGLCDIALPTASDDAMLFNLSEPTRIAAHWHRLGAKEIAVKLGKEGCLLSYAGKSQHIPAMAAIRPLDTSGAGDAFNAGYLQARMRGQNQTDAAYRGHSLAAWVITCNGALPPRSARAPYS